TTACACAGCCCACGAATGTAGACTCAATCCCGATCCTCACGCTTCTTCCTCCTTTGATACACTATCAAGGGCTTTCCCTGGTTGTCACCCTTTCGCTTCATATCAGAAGTGCAGCTCATTTGGTAAGACGCTTCCACTCCAACCAATAGATCGGGAGTTCGAGTCATTATGGGGATAGATGGGGAACCATTGTTGATCCTCTTTAAAAAAACCCTACTTCCGGGAACAAAGACACATATGTGCTCAGAAAGTTTACTCATCACAAAGGTAAACATAACCTATTGTTTACCGATATAGTACCTAGAAGCTACTGCATGATTAAGACAAGATTATTACAATCACAATACTGATAGGCACTGTACTTTCAGCAAAAATTGCATATACTCTAACGGGCACTTCAGATAGACATATCTAGCACATTAACAGTTTATTAGCAATAAGGCATATATCTCGAATGACATTGACAAACACAAGCATTAAAATTTACCTCAAGAATTTCGAGGTTAGGGCATTTTTGCAGTAACTGATAGTGGCCTTCAGTATCCAGCAAAGCATAAAGGAGATCCAATTTTTTAAGTCGGGAAGAGACGGGATATACGATGGGCAATTCTGTTTTCCCCAAGTAAGTAAGACCCAAGCGGCATAGCTTGCCAGGGAATACAACGTTGGAATACCTTTCCAATTGCTCATTAAAAACACCTTCACCCACCTGTCCAGGGGGCTCACTAAAAGATCCCCCACAGAACTCTTCCAACGAAGCTGCTGCACGGAAAAAGCCTATAAGGTCTGAGACATCACAATCACTAATTTTCATTGAGGCCAACTTTGGGCATCTTCTTGCTATCTGTTCAAGATCTTTAGATCTGACTTTCACGAGATCAGTCATGTAGAAATTCAAACTTTCAAGAACTGTATTGTTCATTGCAAACTCATTCAGCCAATCTCCATCTTTCTCAATTATTGAGCTCTCTTCCAAAAGCAAGCTTCTCAAATTCctacacaaaagaaaaaaaggtttAGATTGAGCACACAGTTTCACATACTCAAGCTAAAGTTAGCACTTGCAATCCACATTGCTGTAAAAATGATAACTTTATCCAACTTTTAATGTAATCTTCTTAAGCCAGAGACCAAAACTTACTCTGAATTTATCAAGTGATGTCAACTAATGAACCTATCAGAAAGGCAACAGAATCTACCATTGTTAATATTTCTTTATTACGTCGGAGCTAACAATTATATGAAATGCTTACACATCATAAACAGTTCTTCCTTGACCACATAGCTCTATTAAAAGGGACCTTTTACCATAAACATTCATATTTGCTGAGTCATATTTCATATCTACGCCACAGCACTTTGCAGAAAATAATTCCTTTGAAAATTTTAAGCCTAGCCATTCGATATTTCGATCCGACAAACATTGGTATGCATGAGTTTCAGTTATAACCAAAAACCAAACTTTTTCATAACCGCTAGCTGAAACCGAGATTTTCGGTTATAACCAGCATATCCGGTTCCCAATTATCAGTTAATCGATAACCTTTTAATCGACTAACCACCACTATAATCAGCATGACCAGCAAGCTTGCGATTAGACCAGTGAACTACTATTATCTGGCGCAAAatcaagattaaaaatgaaTCTGACGAGCTGACTTGGACATAGGAACTAAAAATCGTCGCCATATCTTATTGAAAACGAAAAGTCAAACTTATGCATCGGCAAACCAAATCTGATTTACTTTCTTCAAACAATTCAGATCCTGCAACTACCAGCAAGCAGCACCTCAACAATAATAAATACTATCATAAATACATTATGTAAATGTTTTCTTCAAAAAAAACACATGAAACTCTTCCCAGAGACATGCTtacttcaaaaaataaattaaaaaacggAAACAAGTAATAATATCAATTGATGAAAGGTtgaaactgaaataaaaaatcaattcaaaattaaatcagATAAAAGCAATAAGACGGAGTAAGGGGTTAGGGTTTGTACGTGCAGAATCTGCCTAAGAGCAAAAGTCCGTCGGTAGAGAAACCAGAGCACTTATCCAGCCTCAAAACTTCCAGAACCTTCCCGTGCGACTTAGCGAGAAGCTCGAGATCTGAATCCTTCACAATCATGCGCCGGAAGTGGAGCACCTTCATCCTCCCAAACGACCTGATAATCTCCTCCACCCAAGGGGTGACAAATCCGCCCCAATCCTCGGGAATCAGGTTGAACATAGCAGCGCGTGGCTTCCCCTTGAGCTTCAGCGACTCCAGGCGCGGGAAGCGCTTCGACAGGCGCTGCGGCGTGGCCGTGTAGCACAGCGCCATCGTCACGTGCTTGCGCGTGATTGCATCGATCTCGTACCACCGCTTGCACACCAGCGACACCGCGTCCCGGTCGCGCGGGTCCTGCACGTACGGGATCACGCACTCCCCCACCGTATGGTACGCGCCGCCGCAGGCTTGGATACCGTTAGGTCTCTTCGATTTAGTCTCATCCATCGCTTGGAATCAGCTTCGCCTACAAATTCGACATGTGAAATCAACGATTTTGGCTGCGGAGAGCTTCCGGATTGATGAATTCGTCGATCGATCGGAGTGGAATGAATTGGATGTGGATTTGTGGATTGATTGGAGAGTGATTCAGCAGTGGATGAATGGATTGATTTAGGGCAATAGAACAGAGGGAGTAGGGAAGGTTTTCACTTGCCGAAGAAATGGGAGCTCGTGGGAGTAGGGTGGGTGGGTGGTGGTGGAGTGGGGTGGGGTGGGTGTGGGGGTGGAGAGGACAAAGGAGGCGACCAATTGGGGAAGAGGACGTCAGACTGACACCAATCTAGTGGTGTATATAGTAACTACTAatatgtgtaattttattttattgatatttaatttttcatatatAACTGAAGTAAACTCAATGAATAAAAGCAAATTGACTATTGAATTGTACTCCATGTAACTGTGAAATTAATGGTATTGATAATAATTTTAATGGATCAGATAGATATTTAAGTGGACGTTAGCATTATGtggagtattttgttttgtgCATTTTCTTTAGAACTTCAAATAAgtttataaattaaatgatatttgctaaaaaataatactattagttttaaatagTATGTTAGTTAtgttataaatgaaataaatgatGTTAATATAGACTACACGAAAGACACATCCAGTAATAATGTTCAAATAATACTATATGTATCATAATTTTCTCGACTCTTTCCACGCTCGTAATATTTGAAGAAACTATTAGTTCGGTAATATGTAAATTTTTTCGTATTTAAGTATTA
This DNA window, taken from Salvia splendens isolate huo1 chromosome 18, SspV2, whole genome shotgun sequence, encodes the following:
- the LOC121777817 gene encoding coronatine-insensitive protein 1-like, translated to MDETKSKRPNGIQACGGAYHTVGECVIPYVQDPRDRDAVSLVCKRWYEIDAITRKHVTMALCYTATPQRLSKRFPRLESLKLKGKPRAAMFNLIPEDWGGFVTPWVEEIIRSFGRMKVLHFRRMIVKDSDLELLAKSHGKVLEVLRLDKCSGFSTDGLLLLGRFCTNLRSLLLEESSIIEKDGDWLNEFAMNNTVLESLNFYMTDLVKVRSKDLEQIARRCPKLASMKISDCDVSDLIGFFRAAASLEEFCGGSFSEPPGQVGEGVFNEQLERYSNVVFPGKLCRLGLTYLGKTELPIVYPVSSRLKKLDLLYALLDTEGHYQLLQKCPNLEILETRNVIGDRGLEILGEFCKKMKRLRIERGADEQEMEDVEGVVSQRGLMALAQGCLELEYLAVYVSDITNASLECMGTYSKNLCDFRLVLLDREERITDLPLDNGVRSLLMGCHKLRRFALYLRPGGLSDVGLSYIGQYSRNVRWMLLGYVGESDEGLLEFSKGCPSLQKLEMRGCCFSERALAMAALQLTSLRYLWVQGYRASANGRDLLAMVRPNWNIELIPSRQVVVQDLEGGPIVAEHPAHILAYWSLAGPRTDFPSTVRPLAP